ctgtcaattgaaaatttaaattcaactatttcgttgagaatctacatatttgatcaaaaatagatttttttaaaattaaaagatctttttctttgcaagttaatcttcatgTTTAACCATTCTTTTCTATCTGCGTTTGAAGTTCAAGTATTACAGTTtaatgtttatcattttagttaaaaatacattttttagatcgGAAGTAAAATTACTTGGCTCGTAGTTGGTACTTGGctctatttttcaaccaaattgaaataaatgctcaattttttaattaaatgcccgTTCCTTCCCGGTTTGCCGGTTACGTCTCTACCCTGCAtatgatcattaaaaaaataaataataaatattgattgtTCATTCTAAAAGTGATAAAGTTTTGAAGGTTATGGAACTTGAGTACTTTACTACATTCACAAGTAATATAATAATGAACTGCAACTTTAATTATCattatgaaaatgaataattttgctgGGCGAATTCTATATCTGTGAactatatttaataaattgtgcaaagagttcaaaataaaaaattaatctaaataaattatcAGCATAATTCAGTattaaacaaacttatttataatcatttttcgatttttttaaataattagtaatagtatATTGAATTACAACTCAGCAAACCACGGCAGTTTGCAGAATAAGCCGTAGTGAGTCTCGTGGGTAAAGTTCGGAAAGGATAGGCAGGGGGGCAGGTCGCGGGGCGGAACCCCCGTGGGGGCCCAGGGGCAAAGTCCCTCACAAGGAAATATACAGCacacaataattttgaataactatAACTGAAATTAAACATAACATCAAATGTGGGGCGTGAGCTTCATACCAGCCATAGTCTAGACACGTTTTCCATCTTAACATAATTGTTAGCGGTTGACGAAACATTCGCGGACTTTCGTGCAATTTAACGAGTTGCTGCATGTGTTCGGCCGGCGACTTCGGTAAAACTGTATTGTGCAGTTTACAAACATTAGTCATATAAACTGTGCGTACATCAAAAGAGAGCCAGGAGTGTCGTCACTTGGACCAAAAGCGAAAATACCCCCTCCGACAAACGAAAACTTCGCGTCCCCCAAAGACGCACAAAAAGATACGAAAACCGACCGTGTTTgcataaagtattttaaattcatttaaatttcattttgaagtacatttcaaatgtgaataaaacgtttgaaaacaatttacaacatGACGCActgaagttattatttttatttgtattttatacttctactatatattttatatacttgGGAGAACTTTGCATATATTATTTCcttctgcttaaaaatttctCAGAGCGTCGCTCACGAGACATTTCACTGCCTCAGCTGACGGGGTTTTCACCCACGTACAGTCAGCTgacgattatttttataaaaaataacatgctAATTATTATCTGATGAAGTTTTAAGCGGAAGGAAatcattgcattaatttttttacatgtttccTTGACCAGCTGGCGAGGTTTCCACCTGGCAGACGGAAATGATCGACAAAAAATTGTCGCTGTCTCCCGGACTATGTCTACTAGAGATTTGGAAAGTTTGTCTAGgatgattaatttaaattaaaattttttggcggTTTCAGTTGAAGACAGCTGAGACTACATTTGTTAAATGTGACTATGGGAATAGACATATTAACTGTATTCTTGAGAAATTTCatgtgtaattattttcaatttgaaatattttttacagtttttaatgatGGTAGGTGAGGCTTTCATAAGTTGAGTATTTCATAGGTAACGTGGAATATTATTGTAGAAATAGATTTATTAAGTAAGGTGTTTGAAAGTTGTTTAgggtagttatttttaattttagattgtttttttAGGTTTTATGTGGTGGAGGGTGATGCTTGGTTCTTTAAATGTGATAGGAATAGTTCTCAAGTGTTGTTTAATTTTACTTTAGAGATGAggatatgaaaaagatttttggaaaacTCTTTGCTGTAACTATTTTTACTTGGAATCATTAcggattttttagttgaaggcagcTGAACAGGATTTGGTCAAACGTGTCAAgggtgttttttatttgttttttttattactacTGTAGCAAAGTGGGTATAGTTTCAAGTTCCTCAAGGGTTTGTTTaataactacatttttagttAGGGGTAGCTGTTTGTCTTATGGGTTTTTTTGgacaatataatttgttatttctaGTTAGCTCAAAACTAGCTCAGATCTACGGTGTATTTTTTCTCGTACTTATTCCATACCtgtttctttagaattttttaagggtTAGGGTTGATTTTTGGAAATGATTTATGGGTGTTTTTGGGAGTCCAAAAATAGCACAATATtttggcgctgttgatttttttttatgtttcaaattttctgtagtgAAGGTGCTGGCGGGCAGCTTCGCCAGCACAAACTTccgttatttttgttgaaaaaaataaaagagcccaaaagtCGGTATTGGTTTCCAATAAGAGCCCAAAAAACATCAaatctgatatgcttacatttattgtaagtaaatattttattctaagagtagttttttgaagataggggttgcttttttaaaaataatttttgcatttgtaAAGAGCCAAAAAGCTCAACTTTCTGGAAATTTCTGgcatttagaaaatattgattcaaaagaaatgaagacaaaaaatattaaccatAGTGATACGCATCTATTATGTAACAAATATTTCTAGAtgtgaaaaagttaaataatgtgCTATCTGTAAATACACGTATAACACAGTTATAAAGACCCCCGAATTCACAAGCTATTCTTCCCCCGGGGAAGTGTTGGAGCGAAGAAGCCATGGAGATATGGCTTGGGCCGGAGTCCAGTTTTATATTacgttaaaagtaaatttaatcattcttacCGACGATTCTTATAAAGATACGATACATAGACTTATTGTTCAACGAATTACATTTATATTTGCCAAAAGTTACAGAAGATTTGCTGTAAACCGTTGAAATACGGATCATAACttaaatttcagacaatttactAAAAGTAGTTATTCACATATTATCTTTAAGCAGCTTTCTAAAACTTGTATAAACTCTTCCAAAAGTTGCACAGCAGATAGAAAACTACCACTTTTATACCTACaccttttcattttttgaagatcctgctttaattgactttttttcatttgaagtatcTTTAATCCTAAAGAATTGACTCTAGATAGATCCTCTGAATCGAGATTGTCTCTAAACATCTTTTGCATCCACTGATTTTTCTGCACTGATGTAGTAcaaataaaaagtacatttttagcaGAGTAATTTAATCCTTGCGAACTGAAGGACATATTATCATCCAAATTATGTACCCTGAGAAAATTGTACACAGTCCGTGAAATGTTGATACACTTTTTTATGTCTGAGAGATCAAATTTAATCTCATCTAGCGGATTTTGAGGGATTACAAAACCATATTCCATGTACAGTTCAAGATTATTATGCGCTCCATAATTGATAAAAACTTGGGAGCCTCGCTTGTAAGATGTCAGAGATTTGATTTGATAAAATTCGGATTCCTTTTTCTTAATCAAAGCAGCCACAGCAACAGTTCTACAAGTATGATTAAAAAGATCCAGAAAAGGTGCAAGAGCTAGATTATCGCCTTTTATATTAATTCTTATATTCTCTGTGCCATCTAGATAAACAGCTCTCGTATTGACAGTATAATATCCCCACGTGAAGTCActgaatgttattattttatcaaaacttaAGGTACAATGAGGGCAAACAAATTCACGACTCCTTAAAATTGTTAGTGTTTCCATTAGCGAAAGATAACTAACTTTACACTTTCTTGAAAGTAGGCTTAACTGGCTTGTTACAAATTCAggcaaaattgttttttcagtttTAGAACAGAATTCTGGATTAGAATAAGATACAGGTAAAGAATCAAGATAGGGTTTCCAGTTGGAAGcttctttcaaatgtttttcgTAAAGAAGAAAGGTTGCGAGTACGCATTGGGCATCGTAAATTTTATCTGATAGAAAGATTCGACTAATATAGCTCTCTGAGACTGTTAATGTCGTAATGAGCAATCGTTTTGGTAATTCTAATAGAACATCTTTAACTGCAATGTCTTTTAATGCCATTAAACCACGACCGGTTTCCGGGAAGATGTGAGGCTCCAAATCCAATGTTGGCACCCAATTCTGATCAAGCAACCACAGCTTTAGAGCGTCTGAAGCCGCGGTACTCTGCGTATGCTGTTTCTGAAAAGGCGGTACCTTCCTGTGTCGCCGTTTCCTCCTGGTCCGACCCATTTCAAGTAGTGGATTTTAAATCTGCAGAAGTAAGTGAAATGCTCATAAAATAATCTGGCAAAAAATGTAAGCTTTTGCTAAACATCcgattttcgatattttttgatttaatttatttttatctcacaAATCAATGAATAGTTATAGGATGAAGACATTAATAGTGAGCTGCTTGAGGTCAGAAAAATATGCAAAACTGTATAACTAGATATCCAAATGCCGTTACGGGAGCAGCCCATGTACCGGCACATGTTAAAATTGACTGGCTTGATGGTAGCAGCACATGAGTACCTGAATATACGCGCTGTTGTCGACTATGATCGGCACGAAATCCGGTAGACACGAGTGGACAACTTGCTAGTAGATTTCAGGGTAAAAACAATATCTATTGATATTTTACTAAACGctattcaaattaatattgtaatttcgtcttcttcatttttcaaagcacaataaattgaaaagaaaattcagaGTTCCAACACTGAACACTCGCAATATATGGTACATGACACAGAAACCATCTCCTTCTTTAAAGTAGACAACTTGACAGTTAATGCTCATCCAAGATTAAATAGCgtattcaatttct
This DNA window, taken from Belonocnema kinseyi isolate 2016_QV_RU_SX_M_011 chromosome 9, B_treatae_v1, whole genome shotgun sequence, encodes the following:
- the LOC117179409 gene encoding SET domain-containing protein 4, translating into MGRTRRKRRHRKVPPFQKQHTQSTAASDALKLWLLDQNWVPTLDLEPHIFPETGRGLMALKDIAVKDVLLELPKRLLITTLTVSESYISRIFLSDKIYDAQCVLATFLLYEKHLKEASNWKPYLDSLPVSYSNPEFCSKTEKTILPEFVTSQLSLLSRKCKVSYLSLMETLTILRSREFVCPHCTLSFDKIITFSDFTWGYYTVNTRAVYLDGTENIRINIKGDNLALAPFLDLFNHTCRTVAVAALIKKKESEFYQIKSLTSYKRGSQVFINYGAHNNLELYMEYGFVIPQNPLDEIKFDLSDIKKCINISRTVYNFLRVHNLDDNMSFSSQGLNYSAKNVLFICTTSVQKNQWMQKMFRDNLDSEDLSRVNSLGLKILQMKKSQLKQDLQKMKRCRYKSGSFLSAVQLLEEFIQVLESCLKIICE